One Lacticaseibacillus rhamnosus genomic window carries:
- a CDS encoding beta-glucoside-specific PTS transporter subunit IIABC, giving the protein MGETALAKQLLKLVGGKQNINQVWHCATRLRFTLKDQDKVPKEKVEALDGVITVVEASGQFQVVIGNNVSDVYQEVVKLEPSLSDGTEGPATVTHEKMTFKRAFNGLLTFISGVFTPFLGAMAGAGILKGLLSLAVVLGWLTTKSGAYQIWWAAADGIFYFLPLALAFTAAKQLKVNQFVAMAIAAAMVYPNIVALVGKPSIDFFGIPVVAANYTATVLPILLVVVVQKFLEPFFNRIWHESVRNILAPLCLLVVIVPLTMLVVGPVSSILSNGLATAIVSLNKSVPVLAGMILGGFWQVFVIFGVHWALVPVMMNNIALYGTDPMMPILLPAVLAQAGAAFAVFLKARDAKMKSLAGSSTITALFGITEPTIYGITLKLKKPFYCACVAGAVGGIIVAMSGAGANVASLASILSLPTYLGKGFGVSVIGDVVAFVLGVGLTLAFGGINAPAKNQAAAEVVADHAETLAAPVKGTLVTLSDVPDEVFASGTMGQGIAIEPEENVVKSPVAGTVSLVYPTGHAIGITSDKGAEILIHIGIDTVNLKGKHFKALIEQGQKVTVGTPLVEFDYQAIQAAGYAPTVMMIVTNSDQYQVETRSDGATDDDALMTLA; this is encoded by the coding sequence ATGGGCGAAACAGCATTAGCCAAACAGTTGTTGAAACTGGTTGGCGGTAAGCAAAATATCAATCAGGTCTGGCATTGTGCCACCCGTTTGCGTTTTACGTTAAAGGATCAAGACAAGGTACCCAAAGAAAAAGTTGAAGCCTTAGACGGCGTTATCACCGTCGTGGAGGCTAGTGGACAGTTTCAGGTGGTCATTGGCAACAATGTCAGTGATGTTTATCAGGAAGTTGTAAAACTGGAACCATCGTTGAGTGATGGCACAGAAGGACCAGCAACCGTGACCCATGAAAAAATGACCTTTAAGCGCGCTTTCAACGGCTTGCTAACCTTTATTTCCGGCGTTTTTACCCCATTCTTGGGTGCAATGGCCGGTGCTGGGATCCTGAAGGGCCTGTTATCGCTAGCGGTGGTGCTTGGTTGGCTGACGACGAAAAGCGGGGCCTATCAGATTTGGTGGGCCGCGGCGGATGGCATTTTCTATTTTCTGCCGTTAGCCTTGGCATTTACGGCTGCCAAACAGTTGAAAGTCAATCAATTTGTTGCGATGGCGATTGCGGCGGCGATGGTTTATCCCAACATCGTGGCGTTGGTTGGCAAGCCGAGTATCGACTTTTTCGGCATTCCGGTGGTGGCTGCCAACTATACGGCAACCGTGCTGCCAATTTTGCTGGTGGTCGTGGTGCAGAAGTTTTTGGAGCCATTTTTCAACAGGATCTGGCATGAATCTGTGCGGAACATTTTGGCGCCGCTGTGTCTGTTAGTCGTGATTGTTCCGTTAACCATGCTGGTGGTCGGTCCGGTTAGTTCGATTCTCAGTAATGGCTTGGCAACTGCGATTGTGTCACTGAATAAGAGTGTGCCGGTCTTGGCAGGGATGATTCTTGGCGGATTCTGGCAGGTGTTTGTGATTTTCGGCGTTCATTGGGCTTTGGTTCCGGTGATGATGAACAACATTGCGCTGTATGGCACCGATCCGATGATGCCGATTCTTCTACCTGCTGTGTTGGCACAAGCGGGAGCAGCGTTTGCCGTGTTCCTCAAGGCGCGGGATGCCAAGATGAAAAGTCTGGCGGGCTCCAGTACGATCACCGCACTTTTCGGGATCACGGAGCCGACGATTTATGGGATCACGTTAAAACTGAAAAAGCCATTCTACTGTGCCTGTGTTGCTGGTGCAGTTGGCGGCATTATCGTCGCCATGTCCGGTGCTGGCGCTAATGTGGCCTCACTGGCAAGCATTTTGTCATTACCGACTTATTTAGGCAAAGGGTTTGGCGTTTCGGTGATTGGCGATGTAGTTGCCTTTGTGCTGGGCGTTGGCTTGACGCTCGCATTTGGCGGCATTAATGCACCGGCTAAAAATCAAGCTGCGGCTGAGGTGGTTGCTGATCACGCCGAAACTTTGGCCGCGCCGGTAAAAGGAACATTGGTCACCCTCAGTGACGTTCCTGATGAAGTGTTTGCTTCGGGTACCATGGGTCAAGGGATTGCGATTGAACCAGAAGAAAATGTCGTCAAGTCCCCGGTTGCCGGTACCGTGAGCCTAGTTTATCCAACAGGGCACGCAATCGGCATCACATCTGACAAAGGGGCCGAGATTCTGATCCATATTGGGATTGACACGGTGAACTTAAAAGGCAAGCACTTCAAAGCTTTAATTGAACAAGGCCAAAAAGTTACCGTTGGGACGCCACTGGTTGAATTTGACTACCAAGCGATTCAAGCGGCCGGATATGCGCCGACTGTGATGATGATTGTGACGAATTCTGATCAGTATCAAGTTGAGACCCGATCAGATGGTGCGACCGACGACGATGCATTAATGACACTGGCATAG
- a CDS encoding PRD domain-containing protein, protein MIIDAILNNNAVVVRRDKRDIIVVERGIGFHAKKGDQLTLQDSMKIYVPEDHAKLKIAMATIASLPDEYLTIAARIIQEAEVQLHTKFNSYLLIELADHIHFAVTRLHEQLILHNKLLWEIQIAYEPAFRMGEWALTEIANQIGEQLPEDEAGFIALKFVSNDLSQQHPVNSVAFTQMLANITKIIFYQLGLNMNAKTPEYQRLVIHLKFFLQRVYATSTAKTPVSPEPYDQALLAHLQQDYTQAYRCMEDVVKFMQQKLPGPISKNEQIYLTLHIARLAKSQGQSLKSS, encoded by the coding sequence ATGATCATTGATGCGATTCTTAATAACAATGCCGTTGTCGTGCGGCGTGATAAGCGCGATATCATTGTCGTCGAACGCGGTATTGGGTTTCATGCTAAAAAAGGTGACCAGTTAACGCTGCAGGATTCGATGAAAATTTATGTGCCTGAAGATCACGCCAAACTAAAGATTGCGATGGCGACGATTGCCAGCTTGCCCGATGAATATTTAACGATTGCCGCGCGGATTATTCAGGAAGCTGAAGTTCAGTTACACACAAAATTCAACAGTTATTTGTTAATCGAGTTAGCCGATCATATACATTTTGCCGTGACGCGCTTGCATGAACAGCTTATTCTGCATAACAAATTACTGTGGGAGATCCAGATTGCCTATGAGCCGGCTTTTCGCATGGGTGAATGGGCGTTGACGGAAATTGCTAATCAGATCGGGGAACAGCTTCCTGAAGATGAGGCGGGTTTTATTGCGTTGAAATTTGTCAGCAACGATTTGAGCCAGCAACATCCCGTTAACTCGGTGGCGTTCACGCAAATGCTGGCTAACATTACCAAAATTATTTTCTATCAACTCGGACTGAACATGAACGCTAAGACGCCAGAGTATCAACGCTTGGTCATTCATCTAAAGTTCTTTCTTCAACGCGTTTATGCAACTTCAACGGCGAAAACACCGGTATCACCCGAACCATATGATCAGGCCTTGCTGGCACATCTGCAACAAGACTATACGCAGGCATACCGGTGCATGGAAGATGTGGTTAAGTTTATGCAGCAAAAATTACCCGGACCGATTTCAAAAAACGAACAAATTTATCTAACCCTCCACATCGCCCGTTTAGCCAAGAGTCAGGGGCAAAGTTTAAAAAGTAGTTGA
- the cydC gene encoding thiol reductant ABC exporter subunit CydC, producing MHWLKNEHWVRPDLKRYRWLLFWSLILGIMTFVFAGALMFTSGFLIDKSATKPLFAAIYVTVVLTRAFGVGRPVFQYAERLTSHNWVLRITSHMRRKLYKVLETDAAFVSEHHQTGDILGLLADDIGHIQNLYLRMIFPTVVGAGLTVIATLLLGWFNWGFALWILLLLLFQILILPWWGLVVERFRKAEQKQLNHDAYVSLTDSVLGLSDWVITHRDQDFMKQSLAAPKKLAVSTAKSKRFQWGRDFIGQLLFALIAVSMLIWTNLEWTGNQSMANWVGAFVLVVFPLDQAFSGIAQGVGEWPTYRDAIRHLNDLHPVTRELPQQQPVPTTFNKIELNDVSFRYTPSDPELITNIDLTIQAGEKIAILGPSGMGKTTLLQLVLGDLTPTNGHVLIDGQDVLDYQNHRTNLFAVLDQSPFLFNTSIVNNVRLGNEDASDETVAAALKAVKLDQLVAQLPNGMNSSVEEAGFGFSGGERQRLSLARILLQDAPIVLLDEPTVGLDPITEQALLNTMFTVLKGKTILWVTHHLQGVSQTDRVIFLEDGRLTMNDSPQHLAEQNKRYQNLYALDAGLR from the coding sequence ATGCATTGGTTGAAAAATGAACATTGGGTCCGGCCTGATCTCAAGCGCTATCGGTGGCTGTTGTTTTGGTCATTGATTCTGGGCATTATGACCTTTGTCTTTGCCGGTGCGCTGATGTTCACCTCCGGATTTCTAATTGATAAAAGTGCGACCAAGCCACTGTTTGCTGCGATTTACGTCACAGTGGTGCTGACCCGGGCATTCGGGGTTGGCCGGCCAGTCTTTCAATATGCTGAACGCCTGACCAGTCATAATTGGGTGTTGCGGATCACCAGTCACATGCGGCGAAAATTATATAAAGTCCTGGAAACCGATGCGGCATTTGTCTCCGAACATCATCAGACGGGCGATATTCTCGGCTTATTGGCGGACGATATCGGACATATCCAAAACCTCTATCTGCGAATGATTTTTCCCACAGTTGTCGGAGCCGGTCTAACGGTCATTGCAACGCTATTATTGGGCTGGTTTAACTGGGGCTTTGCCTTGTGGATATTGCTGCTGTTGCTCTTCCAGATTTTGATTCTTCCATGGTGGGGTTTGGTCGTTGAACGTTTTCGTAAAGCGGAGCAGAAACAGTTGAATCATGATGCCTATGTGTCGTTAACCGATTCGGTGCTGGGCTTGTCTGATTGGGTGATTACCCACCGCGATCAAGATTTCATGAAGCAAAGTCTGGCAGCACCCAAAAAACTTGCTGTCTCTACCGCTAAGTCCAAGCGATTTCAGTGGGGGCGTGATTTTATCGGCCAGCTTTTGTTTGCTTTAATCGCCGTTAGTATGTTGATTTGGACCAATTTGGAATGGACCGGCAATCAGTCAATGGCTAATTGGGTTGGCGCGTTTGTCTTGGTTGTCTTCCCGCTAGACCAGGCGTTTTCCGGAATCGCCCAAGGGGTTGGTGAATGGCCGACTTATCGGGATGCCATCCGTCACCTCAATGATTTACACCCGGTTACGCGCGAGTTGCCACAACAACAGCCAGTACCGACTACCTTTAATAAAATCGAATTAAATGATGTCAGCTTTCGGTATACACCGTCTGATCCTGAATTGATCACAAACATTGATTTGACGATCCAGGCAGGAGAAAAAATTGCCATTCTTGGCCCCAGCGGGATGGGGAAAACCACGCTCTTGCAATTGGTGCTAGGTGATTTAACCCCGACAAATGGCCACGTACTCATTGACGGACAAGATGTACTCGACTACCAGAATCACCGCACGAATTTGTTTGCGGTCCTTGATCAAAGCCCCTTTCTTTTCAATACATCGATTGTGAATAACGTGCGTTTGGGAAATGAAGATGCCAGCGATGAAACCGTTGCGGCGGCGTTAAAAGCGGTCAAATTGGATCAACTGGTTGCTCAGTTGCCCAACGGTATGAACAGCAGTGTTGAAGAAGCAGGCTTTGGCTTTTCCGGTGGGGAGCGGCAGCGTCTGTCACTAGCACGGATATTATTGCAGGATGCCCCGATTGTTTTGCTAGACGAGCCGACTGTCGGATTAGATCCGATCACAGAACAAGCCTTGTTGAATACTATGTTCACGGTTTTAAAAGGTAAAACGATTCTATGGGTAACCCATCATCTGCAGGGAGTTAGCCAAACTGATCGTGTCATTTTCCTGGAAGATGGTCGATTGACGATGAATGACTCGCCACAACATTTGGCTGAACAGAATAAACGGTATCAAAATCTTTATGCGTTGGATGCAGGGTTGAGGTAG
- a CDS encoding ABC transporter ATP-binding protein/permease produces the protein MFGLLKYGRDQRWAGVIEALFDWLPTLLPILIALNLGTGHQVTALVTTLVLMAVWLGYVVGYERHHRHAWAMSAKRELRDRYFTALYRRNDAVATTAADHAVIQRDLGGLNNLDMFYSTLFPTILQAGMTFLVLIGLSFWYRSWLALLPFGCVFLIGLAMMFLGKRMSAQNKAHLSGFLKMGGRFMDDLRGMTTLVMYDAADRYAQKFADDSEFFRQATMNLLKTQLQTLFVINGFVYLTVFAGGFITAVQLVAGQLPVAGAFATWFTLAMMMVNARQLGYFVHVVKSNGPSLAAILATIAKAKAAPDTVKITDNRPLSQITLDQVSIGYAADAPLVTGINATLVPGKLYGLAGENGTGKSTLIQAILGRLKPLSGAIMADQTAVSALSNVQQAAVFGYVTANEYLFSGTIQENLLLGNRFGDQWQARLASLGLMQFVPSLEKGYATQVGENGRLLSPGQRQQLAFARMLLADKTVYLLDEITSSIDEANAAIILQAVKKLSRHKIVLFISHDLKAMTQADEVWFIHDHQLTVANHQRLYQKQPAYRQLVDNPEMMENEVNSND, from the coding sequence TTGTTTGGATTACTGAAATACGGACGTGATCAGCGTTGGGCTGGGGTGATTGAAGCGCTTTTTGATTGGTTGCCAACCTTACTACCGATCTTGATTGCGCTTAATTTGGGTACTGGGCATCAGGTTACGGCGCTCGTGACAACACTGGTGTTAATGGCGGTGTGGTTGGGTTACGTGGTGGGTTATGAACGGCACCACCGCCACGCATGGGCCATGAGTGCGAAACGGGAGCTGCGGGATCGCTATTTTACTGCGCTTTACCGACGCAATGATGCCGTTGCAACCACTGCTGCGGATCATGCGGTGATTCAGCGCGACTTGGGTGGTCTCAATAATTTAGATATGTTTTACAGCACGCTATTTCCAACCATTTTGCAGGCGGGCATGACGTTTTTGGTTTTAATTGGGCTTTCGTTTTGGTACCGCTCGTGGTTGGCACTTTTACCATTTGGCTGTGTGTTTTTAATTGGGCTGGCCATGATGTTTTTAGGCAAGCGGATGTCGGCGCAGAACAAGGCTCATCTCAGTGGGTTTTTGAAAATGGGCGGCCGGTTCATGGATGATTTACGCGGGATGACCACCTTAGTGATGTATGATGCCGCAGATCGTTATGCCCAGAAGTTTGCCGATGATAGCGAGTTTTTTCGGCAGGCAACAATGAATCTTTTGAAAACGCAATTGCAGACCTTGTTTGTGATTAACGGCTTTGTTTATTTGACGGTTTTTGCTGGCGGCTTCATCACGGCAGTTCAGCTGGTGGCCGGTCAATTACCGGTGGCAGGCGCGTTTGCCACTTGGTTTACATTGGCGATGATGATGGTAAATGCTCGGCAACTCGGTTATTTTGTCCATGTGGTGAAATCAAATGGCCCATCATTGGCAGCCATTTTGGCCACGATCGCCAAGGCTAAAGCGGCGCCGGACACCGTCAAAATCACGGATAATCGCCCGCTTAGCCAAATTACTTTGGATCAGGTTAGCATTGGATATGCCGCAGATGCGCCGCTGGTAACGGGGATTAATGCCACCCTGGTTCCGGGTAAGCTTTACGGTTTGGCTGGCGAAAATGGAACCGGCAAAAGTACGTTAATCCAAGCGATTTTGGGACGATTGAAACCTTTATCCGGCGCCATTATGGCTGACCAGACTGCGGTTTCGGCTCTAAGCAATGTGCAACAAGCGGCCGTGTTCGGCTATGTCACTGCCAACGAATATCTTTTTTCCGGCACGATTCAGGAGAACTTATTGTTAGGCAATCGCTTCGGTGATCAATGGCAAGCCAGACTCGCATCGTTGGGATTGATGCAGTTTGTGCCATCGCTGGAAAAAGGTTACGCGACCCAAGTAGGCGAAAACGGACGGCTGCTTTCACCTGGGCAGCGACAACAGTTGGCGTTTGCCCGGATGTTGCTGGCGGACAAGACGGTTTACTTATTAGACGAAATAACATCGAGTATTGATGAAGCCAATGCGGCGATTATCCTTCAGGCGGTTAAGAAGTTGAGTCGCCATAAGATTGTTTTGTTCATTTCCCATGATCTCAAGGCAATGACGCAGGCTGATGAAGTCTGGTTCATTCATGACCATCAGCTGACGGTTGCCAATCATCAGAGGCTGTATCAAAAACAGCCTGCATATCGGCAACTGGTAGACAACCCGGAGATGATGGAAAACGAGGTGAATTCCAATGATTAG
- a CDS encoding NusG domain II-containing protein translates to MRWLKRYVRPLDYVIVVLLFIACFIPAGIFSLTEANVNTSQKVAVISVNGQVKRRIKLGAHTRHQQFTLYPAKGQYNIIEVDGERIRDKEDNSPDQIAVHTGWISRIGQQSICLPHKLLIEIKPAQGNHGSNGDAGGLVHP, encoded by the coding sequence ATGCGCTGGCTTAAACGCTATGTACGACCGCTGGATTATGTCATTGTTGTCTTGCTATTTATCGCCTGTTTTATTCCGGCGGGGATTTTTTCGCTGACCGAAGCCAATGTGAATACGAGTCAAAAGGTGGCGGTAATTTCAGTTAATGGTCAGGTCAAACGGCGAATTAAGCTGGGAGCGCACACCCGCCATCAGCAGTTCACGCTTTATCCGGCAAAAGGTCAGTACAATATCATTGAAGTTGATGGTGAACGTATTCGGGACAAAGAAGATAATTCGCCTGACCAGATTGCGGTGCATACTGGCTGGATTAGTCGCATTGGCCAGCAGAGTATTTGCTTGCCGCATAAGTTGCTCATAGAGATTAAGCCGGCTCAGGGAAATCATGGTTCCAATGGCGATGCAGGCGGACTGGTTCATCCATAA
- a CDS encoding glycoside hydrolase family 1 protein → MNNLKFPKQFMWGGATAANQLEGAYHEDGKGLSIADVLPQGKDRFAIVNQPDFDWTIDESKYRYPNHLGIDHYHHFKEDIKLFSEMGFKCYRFSIAWSRIFPEGDEQQPNQAGLAFYDALIAECLKYGIEPIVTISHYEMPLHLVTKYGGWKNKALITFYKRFAETVLTRYFKQVKYWMTFNEINSAFSFPVMSQGLVASNGADDKRNIFQAWHNQFVASAWTVKIGHELDPQLQIGCMLLYATTYSYDANPVNQLATLQQNQAFNFFCGDVQVRGEYPAYTDAMMDEYGVKFQDLEFSAAELALLKHYPVDYIGFSYYMSAVIETTQEHHAEVGGNLLSGLKNPFLKASEWGWQIDPIGLRIALNQLYDRYRKPLFIVENGLGAIDRPDEKGEVQDDYRIDYLRQHIEQMGAAIHDGVDLMGYTPWGCIDLVSASSGQMSKRYGFIYVDLDDDGEGTLARSKKKSFDWYRRVIASNGADLA, encoded by the coding sequence ATGAATAACTTGAAATTTCCAAAACAGTTTATGTGGGGTGGGGCAACCGCGGCCAATCAGCTAGAAGGTGCTTATCACGAGGATGGCAAGGGTTTATCAATTGCCGACGTGTTGCCTCAAGGAAAAGACCGGTTTGCGATTGTGAACCAACCGGACTTTGACTGGACGATTGATGAAAGCAAGTATCGCTATCCGAATCATTTGGGCATTGATCATTACCACCATTTTAAAGAAGATATTAAGCTATTTAGTGAGATGGGCTTCAAATGTTACCGCTTTTCCATTGCCTGGTCGCGGATTTTTCCAGAAGGTGATGAGCAGCAACCAAACCAAGCCGGCTTAGCTTTTTACGATGCGTTGATTGCGGAGTGCTTAAAGTATGGCATCGAACCGATCGTGACGATTTCTCATTATGAGATGCCGCTTCACTTGGTAACCAAGTATGGCGGGTGGAAAAATAAAGCGTTGATCACTTTCTACAAGCGGTTTGCGGAGACTGTGTTGACGCGATATTTTAAACAGGTTAAGTATTGGATGACCTTTAACGAAATTAATAGTGCGTTTTCTTTTCCTGTCATGAGTCAAGGCTTGGTCGCCAGTAACGGGGCTGATGATAAACGCAACATTTTCCAAGCGTGGCATAATCAGTTTGTCGCCAGTGCTTGGACAGTTAAAATTGGTCATGAATTGGATCCGCAGCTGCAAATCGGGTGCATGTTGCTGTATGCGACCACGTATAGCTATGATGCCAATCCTGTCAACCAACTTGCAACTTTGCAACAGAATCAGGCGTTTAACTTTTTCTGCGGCGATGTGCAAGTGCGCGGTGAATATCCGGCATACACTGATGCCATGATGGATGAGTACGGCGTTAAGTTCCAGGATCTTGAATTTTCCGCAGCTGAATTGGCGCTGTTGAAGCATTACCCGGTTGATTATATCGGGTTTAGCTACTACATGTCAGCGGTGATTGAAACTACGCAGGAGCATCATGCAGAAGTTGGCGGTAATTTGCTGAGTGGTCTGAAAAATCCGTTCCTGAAGGCGAGTGAATGGGGCTGGCAAATTGATCCAATCGGTCTGCGTATTGCCTTAAACCAACTTTACGATCGTTATCGCAAGCCACTGTTCATTGTTGAAAATGGTTTAGGCGCCATTGATCGGCCTGATGAAAAGGGTGAAGTTCAGGATGATTACCGGATTGATTACTTGCGGCAGCACATCGAGCAAATGGGTGCGGCGATTCATGATGGCGTTGATTTGATGGGTTACACACCATGGGGCTGCATCGACTTGGTGAGTGCCTCGTCGGGACAGATGTCAAAACGCTATGGCTTCATTTACGTTGATCTTGATGATGATGGGGAAGGGACGTTGGCGCGCAGTAAGAAAAAGTCATTTGATTGGTATCGGCGCGTCATTGCTTCAAATGGCGCGGATCTGGCTTAA
- a CDS encoding ABC transporter ATP-binding protein: MIRGLLRYTHHLTGAIFISFLIGMVAELAKVVVLVLAAMMLFDPQNAGQLLLPGLIAIILLGLGSFGEQYSGHYVAFHVLADLRGAVYRQLVKLAPAKLDTQASGKLLKLIGSDIEAMEIFYAHTLVPVAIGLVYGLLVVGIYSQLNWLAAIIALISYVAVGMVVPYARHRQLTAKTQAADRLKAANQQYLLESVRGMAVVRQLGIAKQRMTKGNEGFDQEAAAFQQAQFSQLLKNVAATVVIVGGWLLMIWLSGWQQPTAIQQALLAIFPLTFGPLLALNNLPGSLLNGLAAARNLFNLLQEQPLNAASPNANRVVTAINRIQVDQVSFSYPTRPEAVLKDVTVTLNAGEIVGFVGASGSGKSTLAKLIMGWYPVSHGQILIDGNDLATIKPTALRNQMNYLPQTPVFFSESVRDNLTLHDPAITDQQIWTVLDQVKLRARLEQMSHGLDTVVAASHVPFSSGEQQRLELARALLHPSSVLVLDEPTSNLDTENERLILETIKTYYHGIVILISHRPESAAFADRVYRFSEHQVVLVTE, from the coding sequence ATGATTAGAGGCCTGTTACGCTATACGCATCATCTGACCGGCGCTATTTTTATTAGTTTTCTAATTGGTATGGTGGCTGAATTAGCTAAAGTCGTGGTGTTGGTTTTAGCTGCTATGATGCTTTTTGATCCGCAAAACGCTGGACAATTGCTGTTACCTGGATTGATCGCCATTATTTTATTAGGCTTAGGCAGCTTTGGCGAGCAGTATTCCGGACATTATGTTGCGTTTCACGTGTTGGCAGACTTACGTGGAGCGGTTTATCGCCAATTGGTCAAACTGGCACCGGCTAAACTAGATACGCAAGCTAGTGGTAAGTTGCTTAAGCTAATTGGCAGTGATATTGAAGCCATGGAAATTTTTTACGCGCATACCTTGGTTCCGGTTGCGATCGGGTTGGTATACGGGCTCTTGGTAGTTGGCATTTATAGTCAGCTAAATTGGCTGGCTGCAATCATCGCACTGATTAGTTATGTTGCTGTCGGGATGGTGGTGCCATATGCGCGTCATCGGCAACTGACAGCCAAAACCCAGGCAGCCGATCGTTTGAAAGCTGCCAATCAGCAATATTTACTGGAATCAGTGCGCGGCATGGCGGTAGTGCGGCAATTAGGGATCGCCAAGCAACGCATGACAAAAGGCAATGAAGGTTTTGATCAGGAAGCAGCGGCTTTTCAGCAGGCGCAGTTTAGCCAATTGTTGAAAAATGTGGCGGCAACGGTCGTCATTGTTGGTGGTTGGCTACTGATGATTTGGCTCAGTGGCTGGCAGCAACCTACTGCCATTCAGCAAGCCTTGCTAGCAATCTTTCCACTTACTTTTGGGCCGCTGCTGGCGTTAAACAATCTGCCGGGCTCGTTGCTAAATGGTCTTGCGGCTGCGCGGAATTTATTTAACTTATTACAGGAACAACCGCTAAATGCTGCATCGCCAAACGCAAACCGCGTTGTGACTGCCATTAATCGAATTCAAGTGGATCAGGTCAGCTTTAGTTATCCAACTCGGCCGGAAGCGGTATTAAAAGACGTCACGGTGACTTTGAATGCCGGTGAAATCGTTGGTTTTGTTGGCGCGAGCGGATCAGGTAAAAGTACCTTGGCCAAGCTGATCATGGGTTGGTATCCGGTTAGTCACGGGCAGATTTTGATTGACGGTAACGATTTGGCGACCATCAAGCCGACTGCATTACGCAATCAAATGAATTATCTGCCGCAGACGCCGGTATTCTTTTCCGAGTCGGTGCGGGATAATCTCACACTGCATGACCCAGCCATCACGGATCAGCAGATTTGGACAGTTCTCGATCAGGTTAAGCTCCGGGCGCGACTGGAGCAAATGAGTCACGGCTTGGATACCGTGGTTGCGGCTAGTCACGTGCCATTTTCAAGCGGCGAGCAGCAACGACTCGAGTTGGCGCGGGCGTTGTTGCACCCAAGCAGTGTGTTGGTTCTCGATGAGCCGACAAGCAACTTGGACACCGAAAATGAACGGTTGATTTTAGAGACGATTAAAACTTACTATCATGGCATTGTGATTCTAATCTCGCACCGGCCTGAATCAGCAGCGTTTGCGGATCGGGTTTATCGGTTTTCCGAGCATCAGGTGGTCTTAGTAACTGAATAG